A portion of the Nitrospira sp. genome contains these proteins:
- a CDS encoding tetratricopeptide repeat protein, with the protein MMLKNGLSEELNRQGNEHFSRGHYTEAYTCYAKALECDRMTGDQRALVATLGNLGNICAVSGRREAAQDYYQEVLELQKVFGDEKGIGTTLANLGNLRADAGEWERARAYYLEALDLMTKTRDETAKAVLYSDLGLIARETGQFDEAIRWYERSLLLMRRLENPGGAADAWRMMGRTFLMQRRHDDAIACCQTSQSIAERAHDELRAGGARYVLAQCYEELGRLGEAVALLERVVEMDRKYQLPKLNENTKRLRDLRERREREIVGGPHE; encoded by the coding sequence ATGATGCTCAAGAACGGCTTGTCGGAGGAGCTCAATCGGCAGGGGAACGAACACTTCTCGCGCGGGCACTATACCGAGGCGTACACCTGCTATGCCAAGGCGCTCGAATGCGATCGGATGACCGGCGACCAGCGGGCCTTGGTGGCCACGCTCGGCAATCTCGGCAACATCTGTGCGGTCAGCGGCCGGCGAGAGGCGGCGCAGGACTATTATCAGGAGGTGTTGGAACTGCAGAAAGTGTTCGGCGACGAGAAGGGGATCGGGACGACATTGGCCAATCTAGGTAACCTGCGCGCGGACGCGGGAGAATGGGAGCGGGCGAGGGCCTACTATCTTGAAGCGTTGGACTTGATGACCAAGACACGCGACGAGACGGCCAAGGCGGTTCTGTATTCCGATCTCGGCCTGATCGCGAGGGAGACCGGCCAATTCGATGAGGCGATCCGATGGTATGAACGTTCGCTTCTGCTGATGCGCCGATTGGAGAATCCAGGCGGTGCGGCCGATGCCTGGCGCATGATGGGGCGGACCTTCTTGATGCAGCGCCGTCATGACGACGCGATTGCTTGCTGTCAAACCAGCCAATCCATTGCGGAACGGGCGCATGACGAACTCCGCGCGGGCGGCGCTCGCTACGTGCTGGCTCAGTGCTACGAGGAACTCGGCCGTCTTGGCGAAGCGGTCGCCTTGCTGGAGCGGGTGGTGGAAATGGACCGGAAATATCAGCTGCCGAAATTGAACGAGAACACCAAGCGGCTGCGGGATCTCCGTGAGCGACGAGAACGGGAAATTGTCGGGGGACCACATGAGTGA